The DNA segment CCCTTGCCGCATGCTATAGGTAGGAGTAGGTGAAGCAATCTGTTATCAGTAACTGCAAACGtgagaaaaaaatatgttgtgTAACGATGCAGTCATATTTCCAGAAGGATGTTTGCTCTGTTTGCACCTTACTGGGCAGCCTAACGGGCAGAATATTCTTCGACAATTCGTTCATCTGGTAgacttattgatttttctCCATTTCGTACCAAGTCTTCCGACGAATGGAGTATGCATATTAAGCATCAGCCATCCATAAGCGGACAAAGAACGTGGAATAATGCTCATTACCTTGGTACCGCACTCATTGCACGAATATATTTGTGTGACATAAATGGTTGTTTTCCTGCTAGTATAAAGTTCCTACACTTCCTGAACCATAGGCATCAGTAATGTGCTGCAGACACGGGACGTTGAATTAATTTCCGACGCTGCACCAGGAAGTGGTAGCAAATGCGCCAAGTCGACACGCTACCACTCTCTCATACCCGCTGTATTGGTGTACGTTATCGACGTTTGGATTGGACTTTGACTATACCTTGCCCTTCATGCGGTGTTAGAACCTAAGTCCAACTCTGCCATAGCACGGTAATCAGCTGTTGTACTCTCTCCTCTATTGCATGGGCGTAGGGTGGGTGTGTTTTGTGATAGTGGCGTCAAATTATGGACGATCGAATAATGAGGCTATGTCTCCATCAAATGCATTCTTTCGCGCACAAGGACCATACCCTGACTGCATTGATAACGTCAGTCCCAGCGATTGATAACGATACCAATCAAAAATATCTTTTGCGCAATATTCACCAaccctctctttctcctcgATTCAGGTGTCGGCATGGTGCTTCGCAAGCTTGGCAACAGCATCTCGCCCACAGTGGAGCTCGTGAAGAACGGTGACGAGTACACGTTCAACACGCTGTCCACCTTCAAGAACACGACGATCAAGTTCAAGCTGGGCGAGGAGTTCGACGAGGAAACCGTCGATGGACGTATGGTCAAGTCGGTCTGCACCTTCGATGGCAACAAGCTGATCCACGAGCAGAAGGGCGAGAAGCCGACCACGATCGTGCGCGAGTTCACTGCCACCGATCTGACCGCCACCATGACTGCCGGCAACGCCAAGTGCGTCCGCTACTACAAGGCCGTCTAAGAaggaccgaccgaccgagcgagcgagcgagctcTCCGCCGGAGCAACTACACTCGATCTGTGACCGAGTGGACCTTTGCTTTACCATCAGGACATCACATTTCCAGCATCATTCGCATTTAGATTCTACTGCATGGAGAGGACGTAGCAACTAACAGACTAAACggagaaacacacacagacacagaacCCTTGCGGGTGAGGAGCCTGCAGACATGCGGTTGCAAAaggatgtgtgcgtgcgtgtgtgactGTATTTATAAGAGACCATCGCGGTGTGGTCGTGGAGcacgtgtgtacgtgtgtgcgtgtgcacgtACCGAAGAAGCAAACAATAGCGATAGTGCGTTTTGCTCATTTGCGATCGTTTATGTATATATTTCGTACGAAATATTATGATTTGATCATAATCCTCAATCCTTGTTTGTGTTGCTCATTCACCAATCGTCAAGAATAAAAAGACCAAGCTTAAACGAATtcgctgtgttttgttgtgtagaGTCGGTTAGTACtctgtttctttattttgtgCAGCTATTGTACCCTAGATCTTATTTTTCTGGCTTAGCATTGTGAGGTAGATCCCGCTACACAACATGTCATTTGAACTGCTAATGAAAACtgataaaattcaatttaactAATAGCTTTTTCCTTCAATTCTGTGTTCAACAATAATTCTCTTGGTGTTGATTTACTACTCCTCTTAACCCATCGGATAAGATCCCCTTTGTCTGATCAACTCACACGGCTTAACAATATGCCCTCCATGGGTTTAAGCCCTGTATAGACCCTGCCCACCCGCCCCatgcgtaggactgactatcctgctatggataATCACTATGAAGTTCAAGCCCGTCAGTGGTACTGGGCGACCTTGAGCTACTTCGGTTGTTAGGTAAAGGTAAAAGGAGTACAGAAGATGTACGGGCCTCTTCCTATTATGAATTATGAATTAGCTTTCACTTTGTGCTAGCGTTTTAGTTGTTGTATTGGTTGTTGCGATCGGACGAATCATTCGATCTAAGAGAGCTCTTTTCAGATGCTCGGTCCTTAGCTGCAGCTTCCCATCTATGCAGGCATTTAATCTCCCAAAGAGCCTGCTTCACCTGTCCTAGCAATGaagttacagggtttctcaagcCAACTCAACATCGTAACACTATAACTAAGTATAATGGGTGACAAGACAGCCAACATACATTTTCCAGATTCGAGTTGGGATTTTACGCGTTCAACACCTAGTGTTACCAAATCGAAAAGAGTTTACGGATTCGAATTGTATGTACGATGTTGACAATCGTTTAACGTGTTCGAAAAATAGTGTTACGATGTTGAGCTGGattgaaaacccctgtattgTATGCTGAAAtacgcccagagcgtttgcatcctccatTTGGTGGTCCATTTGGTCATCCGCGAAGCTAAGCAATTTGAAAGTATCGATAAAAGTTTGTGCCccggatgtcgttgtctagcgCTGCATCCTTGCAGCTTATTATGGCAAGAACATTCGTCCATTCCAGCTTGTCGGTCTTTTCCTTAAACTGTATGAATGACGACCAGCTATCATTCTTGGGATAGTTCTTCTTGCTACCAGATTCTCACGTTCAGATGGTACATTTTGACTGTGGCCGCATCTTAAACAGCTTGACCAACATACCATCGCTACCACCGGACCTGTTACTCTTAAGCTGCTCTATAACGCTAGCAATCTCATCCAGAGATGGTGGTGGCAAATCGTCATTTGCATCATTGCTGTATTACTGgtattgctgctgttgctttctTCCCATCCTTACGTCTCCCGAGTCTGTCCCATTAAGATACCATTGGAAGTAGTACTTCTACCTTTGCCCTACCTTTCGATCGCCTCCCGTTCTGTAAGGAATTTTCCCTTCGCATCCGCAGTACATTGCGGTTTATTTGGTAGGTAAAGGAATGTATTGATATGGGTTCCCATGATCATTTGATGTGAAGCGAACGTTTGTGATTATTTTGCGAGCAAAAATGAGCTAGTTTGTAGCTGGCTATCCACACAAAAAGGGACAGACTTACTCacttatccggcactacaaccgctttgcggtttTTGCCTGTCTCAGGAGTGTCCAAAACCGCTCACGCCTAAaaacggcctaaaaagactttacgggctgggtcgtccgtttctatgcgtacaacatggccatctcgtatagctcgtcataataacggctcctccattgtgcttccacacatacggggctaagtatccttctgagcatcttcctctcgaacgcggctaagagggtttcgtgaGAGTTGTACAGTGTCTATGtatcagaggcgtatgtgagtaccggtactatataggtactatatagtcccacttcgtccgtcgcgacagctTCTTTGTGCTGAACAAATGTCTCAGGCtttagaatgaccggttggcagccagcagccttgcgcgcaactcagctaaAGGGACAGACGGGGTTACATATACACGGAGAGCAATATATTTGAGCTAAAATGAAACCCAAACCAGTTCATCCATGAAtcgatttaaataaaaaaaacgtaaatgTATTTCAAATCTAATTTATACTGAAACATGAGTGCGTGTggtaaattttaatgaaataaattcggatataaattgattttatttacatCTTTTTAAAGTATGTAGAGATGAATTTTCTACTTGTACGAGTGTTCTACTATGACttacttttatttttcctaattTTTTAGCATGGCAGTCCATTGAGCAACATGAAAAAGAACATAAACATTGGAAGAACGAAAattacgaaataaataaacacatacaaataaaaacataaaaagtaCAGAGTAATTCCTTCAAGCTTGGTCTTTTTATTCTTGACGATTGGTGAATGAGCAACACAAACAAGGATTGAGGATTATGATCAAATCATAATATTTCGTACGAAATATATACATAAACGATCGCAAATGAGCAAAACGCACTATCGCTATTGTTTGCTTCTTCGGTacgtgcacacgcacacacgtacacacgtgCTCCACGACCACACCGCGATGGTCTCTTATAAATACagtcacacacgcacgcacacatcctTTTGCAACCGCATGTCTGCAGGCTCCTCACCCGCAAGGgttctgtgtctgtgtgtgtttctccGTTTAGTCTGTTAGTTGCTACGTCCTCTCCATGCAGTAGAATCTAAATGCGAATGATGCTGGAAATGTGATGTCCTGATGGTAAAGCAAAGGTCCACTCGGTCACAGATCGAGTGTAGTTGCTCCGGCGGAGAAGCTCGCTcgctcggtcggtcggtcctTCTTAGACGGCCTTGTAGTAGCGGACGCACTTGGCGTTGCCGGCAGTCATGGTGGCGGTCAGATCGGTGGCAGTGAACTCGCGCACGATCGTGGTCGGCTTCTCGCCCTTCTGCTCGTGGATCAGCTTGTTGCCATCGAAGGTGCAGACCGACTTGACCATACGTCCATCGACGGTTTCCTCGTCGAACTCCTCGCCCAGCTTGAACTTGATCGTCGTGTTCTTGAAGGTGGACAGCGTGTTGAACGTGTACTCGTCACCGTTCTTCACGAGCTCCACCGTGGGCGAGATGCTGTTGCCAAGCTTGCGAAGCACCATGCCGACACCTGAATcgaggagaaagagagggtTGGTGAATATTGCACAAAAGATATTTATATTGATATCGTTATCAACTGGCTGGGATTGGCGTTATCAATGCAGTCAGGGTATGGTCCTTGTGCGCGACAGAATGCATTTGATGCAGACATAGCCTCATTATTCGATCGTCCATAATTTGACGCCACTATCACAAAACACACCCACCCTACGCCAATGCAATAGAGGAGAGAGTACAACAGCTGATTACCGTGCTATGGCAGGGTTGGACTTAGGTTCTAACACCGCATGAAGGGCAAGGCATAGTCAAAGTCCAACCCAAACGTCGATAACGTACACCAATACAGCGGGTATGAGAGAGTGGTAGCGTGCCGACTTGGCGCATTTGCTACTGGACGATGCCAACCACTTCCTGGTGCAGCGTCGGAAATTAATTCAACGTCCCGTGTCTGCAGCACATTACTGATGCCTGTGGTTCAGGAAGTGTAGGAACTTTATACTAGCAGGAAAACAACCATTTATGTCACACAAATATATTCGTGCAATGAGTGCGGTACCAAGGTAATGAGCATTATTCCACGTTCTTTGTCCGCTTATGGATGGCTGATGCTTAATATGCATACTCCATTCGTCGGAAGACTTGGTACGAAATGGagaaaaatcaataagtcTACCAGATGAACGAATTGTCGAAGAATATTCTGCCCGTTAGGCTGCCCAGTAAGGTGCAAACAGAGCAAACATCCTTCTGGAAATATGACTGCATCGTTAcacaacatatttttttctcaCGTTTGCAGTTACTGATAACAGATTGCTTCACCTACTCCTACCTATAGCATGCGGCAAGGGAACAATCAGGGcgatta comes from the Anopheles coluzzii chromosome 2, AcolN3, whole genome shotgun sequence genome and includes:
- the LOC120950557 gene encoding probable fatty acid-binding protein is translated as MAVWEGKKYKMEKSEGFDDYMKALGVGMVLRKLGNSISPTVELVKNGDEYTFNTLSTFKNTTIKFKLGEEFDEETVDGRMVKSVCTFDGNKLIHEQKGEKPTTIVREFTATDLTATMTAGNAKCVRYYKAV
- the LOC125906500 gene encoding probable fatty acid-binding protein, producing the protein MAVWEGKKYKMEKSEGFDDYMKALGVGMVLRKLGNSISPTVELVKNGDEYTFNTLSTFKNTTIKFKLGEEFDEETVDGRMVKSVCTFDGNKLIHEQKGEKPTTIVREFTATDLTATMTAGNAKCVRYYKAV